One window from the genome of Hoplias malabaricus isolate fHopMal1 chromosome 18, fHopMal1.hap1, whole genome shotgun sequence encodes:
- the LOC136674241 gene encoding uncharacterized protein, with protein MYFGVSLPGRQSDSLVSQAQFSGSTGNQLQQQGALQQVSSSVLQSVSSGQAYSSQFGSSNVQSTSSQPGATWITFSQRSGVPQASQPQGSSSQQIASGQQVPSSQQPGSVSSQVSQQSGVSQGSSSQQMPSGQLVSSPQQPGSVWTQVPQTSQPQGFPSQITVSQQVPSSQQPGSVSSQVSQQSGVSQGSKPQGSLSQQMPSGQLVPSPQQPGSVWSQVLQPLSQPQGSLGQVTVSQQVPSSQQPGSVSSQVSQQSGVSQGSSSQQMPSGQLVPSPQQPGSVWTQVPQTSQPQGFPSQITVSQQVPSSQQPGSVWSQVLQPLSQPQGSLGQVTVSQQVPSSQQPGSVSSQVSQQSGVSQGSSSQQMPSGQLVPSPQLAGSVWSQVLQPLSQPQGSLGQVTFSQQVPSSQQPGSVSFQVSQQSGVSQGSSSQQMPSGQLVPSPQQPGSVWTQVPQTSQPKGFPSQITVSQQVPSSQQPGSVWSQVLQPLSQPQGSLGQVTVSQQVPSSQQPGSASSQVSQQSGVSQGSSSQQMPSGQLVPSPQQPGSVWTQVPQTSQPQGFPSQITVSQQVPSSQQPISVWSQVLQPLSQPQGSLGQVTVSQQVPSSQQPGSVSSQVSQQSGLSQGSKPQGSPSQQMPSGQLVPSPQQAGSVWSQVLQPLSQPQGSLGQVTFSQQVPSSQQPGSVWSEVSWQAGVRQASSNVATVSSPSSPVQVGPIAQMRPVSQPLHPPQSLGGSLASTAQGSPGAKYFSPSQFPPQAASQRTQVGVHSLKAKLFTSGGKPVVSGSLRPVNDVPKQTVPSQDATTSQASSALSQVQSAPSSPYGAQVVWFDKVSQVSQPSEAYDLSQMYSSSFSGGQQQSGFAVGLAQAQQSPVAQGAPSGSATSTSPGSYGTFSSQISAADAISGSWSGPSVAQVASSDSASSVTQSTSGSSSSAVAQGFYSGSQIPSSTGYSFYQHVKEPSYKPGCRSRFSQ; from the exons ATGTATTTTGGTGTTAGTCTACCTGGGCGCCAGAGTGATAGCCTTGTATCTCAAGCCCAGTTTTCTGGTAGCACTGGGAACCAACTTCAGCAGCAAGGTGCACTACAACAAGTATCTTCTAGCGTCCTTCAGTCTGTATCCAGTGGTCAGGCCTACTCTAGCCAGTTTGGTAGCTCGAATGTCCAAAGCACTTCCAGCCAACCTGGTGCTACCTGGATTACATTCTCACAGCGGTCGGGGGTGCCACAAGCTTCGCAACCACAAGGATCCTCGAGTCAACAAATAGCATCTGgtcagcaggtccctagctctcagcaac ctggcagtgtctcatcccaggtctcacagcagtcaggggtgtcacaaggttcctcgagtcaacaaatgccatctggtcagctggtatctagccctcagcaacctggcagtgtctggacccaggtgccacaaacttcacaaccccaagggttcccaagtcaaattacggttagccagcaggtccctagctctcagcaacctggcagtgtctcatcccaggtctcacaACAGTCAGGGGTCTCAcaaggttcaaaaccacaaggatccttgagtcaacaaatgccatctggtcagctggtacctagccctcagcaacctggcagtgtctggtctcaggttttgcaaccactatctcagccacaaggatccctaggtcaagtcactgtcagccagcaggtccctagctctcagcaacctggcagtgtctcatcccaggtctcacagcagtcaggggtgtcacaaggttcctcgagtcaacaaatgccatctggtcagctggtacctagccctcagcaacctggcagtgtctggacccaggtgccacaaacttcacaaccccaagggttcccaagtcaaattacagttagccagcaggtccctagctctcagcaacctggcagtgtctggtctcaggttttgcaaccactttctcagccacaaggatccctaggtcaagtcactgttagccagcaggtccctagctctcagcaacctggcagtgtctcatCGCAGGTCTCGCAGCAGTCAGGGGTGTCACAGGGTTCCTcgagtcaacaaatgccatctggtcagctggtacctagccctcagctagctggcagtgtctggtctcaggttttgcaaccactttctcagccacaaggatccctaggtcaagtcacttttagccagcaggtccctagctctcagcaacctggcagtgtctcattccaggtctcacagcagtcaggggtgtcacaaggttcctcgagtcaacaaatgccatctggtcagctggtacctagccctcagcaacctggcagtgtctggacccaggtgccacaaacttcacaacccaaagggttcccaagtcaaattacggttagccagcaggtccctagctctcagcaacctggcagtgtctggtctcaggttttgcaaccactttctcagccacaaggatccctaggtcaagtcactgttagccagcaggtccctagctctcagcaacctggcagtgcctcatcccaggtctcacagcagtcaggggtgtcacaaggttcctcgagtcaacaaatgccatctggtcagctggtacctagccctcagcaacctggcagtgtctggacccaggtgccacaaacttcacaaccccaagggttcccaagtcaaattacggttagccagcaggtccctagctctcagcaacctatcagtgtctggtctcaggttttgcaaccactttctcagccgcaaggatccctaggtcaagtcactgttagccagcaggtccctagctctcagcaacctggcagtgtctcatcccaggtctcacagcagtcagggctatcacaaggttcaaaaccacaaggatccccgagtcaacaaatgccatctggtcagctggtacctagccctcagcaagctggcagtgtctggtctcaggttttgcaaccactttctcagccacaaggatccctaggtcaagtcacttTTAGCCAGCAGGTacctagctctcagcaacctggcagtgtctggtctgaGGTTTCTTGGCAGGCAGGTGTGCGACAAGCTTCAAGCAATGTTGCTACAGTTTCTTCTCCAAGTTCCCCTGTTCAAGTTGGCCCCATTGCCCAAATGAGACCAGTAAGCCAGCCCCTGCACCCACCACAGAGTTTAGGAGGTAGCTTGGCTTCAACAGCTCAAGGCAGTCCTGGTGCCAAGTACTTCAGTCCCAGCCAGTTCCCTCCCCAGGCGGCTAGTCAAAGGACACAAGTGGGTGTTCATTCGCTAAAGGCAAAGCTCTTCACTAGTGGTGGTAAACCTGTTGTCTCGGGCAGCCTGAGACCTGTTAATGATGTTCCCAAACAGACTGTGCCCTCTCAAGATGCAACTACATCACAGGCTTCTAGTGCCCTGTCCCAGGTTCAGAGTGCCCCAAGTAGTCCATATGGAGCCCAAGTTGTATGGTTTGACAAAGTTAGCCAAGTAAGTCAGCCTTCAGAAGCCTATGACTTGTCTCAAATGTATTCCAGCAGCTTTAGTGGTGGGCAGCAACAGTCAGGCTTTGCTGTGGGCTTGGCCCAAGCTCAACAGTCTCCTGTGGCCCAGGGTGCACCCAGTGGTTCCGCTACCTCAACTTCACCAGGCTCATATGGCACTTTCTCAAGCCAAATCTCTGCTGCTGATGCCATCAGTGGGAGCTGGAGTGGTCCTTCAGTGGCTCAGGTGGCATCCAGTGACTCTGCCTCATCTGTGACCCAGTCAACATCTGGCAGCTCCTCCTCAGCAGTTGCACAAGGTTTctacagtggttctcaaattcCAAGCTCAACTGGCTACAGCTTCTATCAGCATGTGAAGGAGCCTTCCTACAAGCCTGGATGTCGGAGCAGATTTTCTCAGTGA